From one Doryrhamphus excisus isolate RoL2022-K1 chromosome 9, RoL_Dexc_1.0, whole genome shotgun sequence genomic stretch:
- the bbs5 gene encoding Bardet-Biedl syndrome 5 protein homolog yields the protein MASVLDALWEDRDVRFDITAQQMKNRPGEVLIDCLDSIEDTKGNNGDRGRLLVTNLRIIWHSLALPRVNLSVGYNSILNITTRTAYSKLRGQTEALYILTKSNNTRFEFIFTNVVPGSPRLFTSVIAVHRAYETSKMYRDLKLRAALIQNKNLRLLPKEQVYDKINGVWNLSSDQGNLGTFFITNVRIVWHANMNESFNVSIPYLQIWSIRIRDSKFGLALVIESSRQSGGYVLGFKIDPVDKLQDALKEINSLHKVFSANPIFGVDYEMEEKPLPLEEVTLDQPPDDVEIEPDEQTDAFTAYFADGNKQQDREPVFSEELGLAIEKLKDGFTLQGLWEVMS from the exons ATGGCATCGGTTTTAGATGCTCTTTGGGAGGACAGAGACGTTCGATTCGACATAACAGCTCA GCAGATGAAAAATCGACCCGGAGAAGTTCTGATCGACTGCCTGGACTCCATCGAGGACACGAAAGGAAATAACGGCGATCGAG GACGACTTTTGGTGACAAACCTGAGGATTATTTGGCACTCATTGGCGCTGCCTAGAGTCAATTTGT CTGTAGGTTACAACTCCATTTTAAACATCACAACAAGGACAGCCTACTCG AAACTCAGAGGCCAAACCGAAGCCCTGTACATCCTGACCAAGTCCAACAACACCAGATTTGAGTTCATCTTCACCAATGTGGTTCCAGGAAGTCCTCGGCTCTTTACTTCCGTCATTGCTGTACACAG GGCCTACGAAACGTCTAAAATGTACAGAGACCTCAAATTGCGAGCGGCGctcattcaaaacaaaaacctgAGACTTTTACCGAAGGAGCAAGTTTATGACAAAATCAACGGTGTCTGGAATTTATCCAGCGATCAG GGGAACCTGGGAACCTTCTTCATCACCAACGTGCGGATAGTCTGGCACGCCAACATGAACGAGAGCTTCAATGTCAGCATTCCTTACCTCCAGATT TGGTCGATCCGAATAAGAGACTCCAAATTCGGCTTGGCTTTGGTGATCGAGAGTTCCCGTCAG AGCGGCGGCTACGTGCTGGGGTTTAAGATCGACCCCGTGGACAAGCTTCAGGATGCTCTCAAAGAAATCAACTCGCTTCATAAGGTGTTCTCTGCCAACCCCATCTTTGGAGTGGACTATGAAATGGAAGAAAAG CCGCTACCGCTGGAAGAAGTGACACTGGATCAGCCTCCTGATGACGTGGAAATTGAGCCTGATGAGCAGACGGATGCTTTCACT GCCTACTTTGCTGATGGCAACAAG CAACAAGACCGAGAACCAGTTTTTTCCGAGGAGCTGGGCCTCGCCATTGAAAAGCTGAAGGATGGATTTACTCTTCAAGGACTCTGGGAAGTCATGAGCTGA